A genomic stretch from uncultured Pseudodesulfovibrio sp. includes:
- a CDS encoding HEPN domain-containing protein — protein MNSFVNNLTDDILKARYAGFASVAGCGVYELSIKSLLLRFAKTRDRIFFNYVEKKFDRINARIKLQDLKRDYLQRFGTKYVTNFTDLIHFEEEQQIKNNRISITSSYSNIIQWRHNFAHEGKTPQYASFNEVIDSYNAGKTILDCFYITIFDT, from the coding sequence ATGAATTCATTCGTTAATAATTTAACGGATGACATTTTAAAGGCGCGCTATGCAGGCTTTGCTTCGGTTGCAGGGTGCGGAGTATATGAACTGTCGATAAAAAGTCTACTGTTACGTTTTGCCAAAACTAGGGATCGCATTTTTTTCAACTATGTTGAAAAAAAATTTGATAGAATAAATGCTAGAATCAAACTTCAAGACTTAAAAAGAGATTACTTACAACGCTTTGGCACGAAATACGTAACAAACTTCACTGACCTCATTCATTTCGAAGAGGAGCAACAAATCAAAAATAATAGAATAAGTATAACCTCTTCTTATTCAAACATCATTCAATGGAGGCACAACTTTGCCCATGAGGGCAAAACTCCTCAATATGCAAGTTTTAATGAAGTCATTGACAGTTACAATGCAGGCAAAACCATTCTCGATTGCTTTTATATAACGATCTTCGATACATAA
- a CDS encoding DUF262 domain-containing protein, whose product MPQTLTDIEDIEIEDKEKEEESSHVQYDIASYPSDLTLTGVWDMWKTDAIFIPNFQRKFVWTIGQASLLIDSFLCGLPVPPVFFYIDEDNKNLVIDGQQRIMSIVYFLEGFFGPEDTQKRRQVFRLKLPQKNPYSNMSFADLSSSDQRKLLHSSVLRAINIRQINPEDKGSSAFHIFERLNTGGTPLTPQEIRNCVFRGEFAELLTHLNTDLNWRKIIGKPYPDKHQKDIELILRIFSLTGSGAEYEKPMRDFLNSNMREHRDGNTLKVHNFKDIFPKITKYVIDNLGEKPFHLRGPLNTSAMDSVMSTIIDCFSSMPSNFSDRYHSLKNTDEFREYTTLGTTDATIIKKRFSLVRNELLN is encoded by the coding sequence ATGCCCCAAACACTCACAGACATTGAAGATATTGAAATTGAAGACAAAGAGAAAGAAGAAGAGTCCTCCCATGTTCAATATGACATTGCATCCTACCCTTCAGATTTAACACTTACGGGTGTTTGGGACATGTGGAAAACCGATGCTATTTTCATACCCAATTTTCAAAGAAAATTTGTTTGGACAATTGGACAAGCATCTCTTCTTATAGATTCTTTTCTCTGTGGACTTCCAGTCCCCCCTGTCTTTTTTTATATCGACGAGGACAATAAAAATCTAGTCATTGACGGTCAACAAAGGATAATGAGTATTGTATATTTTTTAGAAGGTTTTTTCGGACCAGAAGACACTCAGAAAAGAAGACAAGTTTTTCGTCTAAAACTCCCCCAAAAAAACCCATATTCCAATATGTCTTTTGCTGACCTTTCGTCGAGTGATCAAAGAAAGTTACTCCACTCTTCTGTTCTTAGAGCAATCAACATTCGCCAAATCAACCCCGAAGACAAGGGGTCAAGTGCGTTTCATATTTTTGAAAGATTAAATACTGGCGGCACCCCTTTAACCCCTCAAGAGATCAGGAATTGCGTTTTCCGAGGAGAATTTGCCGAACTCTTAACCCACCTTAATACCGATTTAAACTGGAGGAAGATAATTGGAAAGCCTTACCCAGATAAACATCAAAAAGACATCGAACTAATACTTAGAATATTCTCATTAACAGGAAGCGGCGCTGAGTACGAAAAGCCAATGAGAGATTTTCTTAATTCAAACATGCGTGAGCATCGAGATGGCAACACTTTAAAAGTACACAATTTTAAAGATATATTTCCGAAAATAACTAAGTATGTTATCGACAATCTAGGAGAAAAGCCTTTCCATCTAAGAGGGCCTCTCAATACTTCAGCGATGGATTCGGTCATGTCAACCATAATCGATTGTTTTTCAAGCATGCCATCTAATTTTTCTGATAGATACCATTCCCTAAAAAACACAGATGAATTTAGAGAATACACAACCCTTGGCACAACAGACGCTACAATCATAAAAAAACGTTTTTCCCTTGTGAGAAACGAACTGCTTAACTAA
- the lepA gene encoding translation elongation factor 4, producing the protein MSKLENIRNFSIIAHIDHGKSTLADRILEITGMVGDREKKDQYLDKMELERERGITIKAQTVRIPYTDTDGQKYILNLIDTPGHVDFSYEVSRSLSACEGALLVVDSTQGVEAQTLANVYLALDNDLEVIPVLNKIDLPSADPEAISHEIEDVIGLDCSHPIMVSAKTGLNVQEVLDAVINLLPPPEGDANAPLKALIFDSWYDSYQGVVVLFRIIDGTLKKGDRIKIFSTGKNFDVTRVGAFMPEAVDIKAMGPGEVGFMCASMKELGDAPVGDTITNAENPVTAPYPGFKPVKPMVFSGLYPIEPSEYETLKAALEKLQLNDAAFSYEPETSQALGFGFRCGFLGLLHIEIIQERLEREFEAKLITTAPSVIYEVADIHGDIMTIDNPSKLPDPSHIGSIREPFVRLEVHVPNEFVGAVLALCEEKRGIQKNMAYLTEKRVVITYEIPFAEVMYDFFDKLKSSTKGYASLDYEVIDYREADLVRLDILINGDPVDAFSCIVHRENAARIGRSLALKLKRSIPRQMFEVVIQAAIGNKIVAKERNAPFRKDVTAKCYGGDITRKRKLLEKQKEGKKRMRRMGNVEIPQEAFLSVLKADED; encoded by the coding sequence ATGAGCAAACTAGAAAATATACGTAATTTCAGCATCATCGCCCATATCGACCATGGCAAGTCGACCTTGGCCGACCGCATTCTCGAGATCACCGGCATGGTCGGCGACCGCGAGAAAAAAGACCAGTACCTTGATAAAATGGAACTGGAACGCGAACGCGGCATCACCATCAAGGCGCAGACCGTGCGAATTCCGTATACCGATACGGATGGGCAGAAATACATCCTGAATCTCATCGACACGCCCGGTCACGTCGACTTCAGTTATGAAGTCTCGCGTTCTCTGTCGGCCTGCGAAGGCGCACTGCTCGTGGTTGACTCCACGCAGGGCGTCGAGGCCCAGACTCTCGCCAACGTGTATCTCGCACTTGATAACGACCTCGAAGTCATTCCGGTGTTGAACAAAATCGACCTGCCGAGTGCAGACCCCGAGGCGATCAGCCACGAGATCGAAGACGTGATCGGTCTGGACTGCTCTCACCCGATCATGGTTTCGGCCAAGACCGGCCTGAACGTGCAGGAAGTCCTCGACGCGGTCATCAATCTGCTGCCTCCGCCCGAGGGTGATGCAAATGCACCACTCAAGGCGCTTATTTTCGACTCCTGGTATGACTCGTATCAGGGCGTTGTCGTGCTGTTCCGCATTATTGACGGCACGCTCAAGAAGGGCGACAGAATCAAGATTTTCTCCACGGGCAAGAACTTTGATGTCACGCGGGTCGGCGCATTCATGCCCGAAGCCGTGGATATCAAGGCTATGGGACCGGGCGAAGTCGGATTCATGTGTGCATCCATGAAGGAACTCGGCGATGCGCCAGTCGGCGATACCATCACCAATGCCGAGAACCCTGTGACTGCTCCTTATCCCGGCTTTAAGCCGGTTAAGCCCATGGTTTTCTCGGGCCTGTATCCCATCGAGCCTTCGGAATATGAGACGCTCAAGGCGGCTCTGGAAAAGCTCCAGCTCAATGACGCGGCGTTCAGCTACGAACCGGAAACCTCGCAGGCTCTGGGCTTCGGCTTCCGTTGCGGGTTCCTCGGTTTGCTGCATATCGAGATCATTCAGGAACGGTTGGAGCGCGAGTTCGAGGCCAAGCTCATCACCACGGCCCCGTCCGTCATCTATGAGGTGGCTGATATCCATGGCGATATCATGACTATCGACAATCCGTCCAAGCTGCCTGATCCGTCGCATATCGGCAGCATTCGCGAGCCGTTCGTGCGTCTTGAAGTGCATGTGCCCAACGAATTCGTGGGAGCGGTACTGGCTCTGTGCGAGGAGAAACGCGGCATCCAGAAAAATATGGCCTACCTGACAGAGAAGCGCGTGGTCATCACGTATGAGATCCCATTCGCCGAGGTTATGTACGACTTCTTTGACAAGCTCAAATCCTCCACCAAGGGGTATGCGAGCCTGGATTACGAGGTCATCGATTACCGCGAGGCTGACCTCGTGCGTCTTGATATCCTCATCAACGGCGACCCTGTAGACGCATTCTCCTGCATCGTGCACCGTGAGAACGCGGCTCGTATTGGCCGGTCGCTGGCGCTCAAGCTGAAACGCTCGATTCCGCGCCAGATGTTTGAAGTGGTCATTCAGGCCGCTATCGGCAACAAGATCGTCGCCAAGGAACGCAATGCGCCGTTTCGCAAGGACGTCACCGCCAAATGTTACGGCGGCGACATCACACGTAAACGTAAATTGCTCGAAAAACAGAAAGAGGGTAAGAAACGCATGCGCCGTATGGGCAATGTGGAAATACCCCAGGAAGCATTTCTCTCAGTACTCAAAGCCGACGAAGACTAG